The sequence below is a genomic window from uncultured Stenotrophomonas sp..
CGCACGTAGATCAGGGTATTGGCCGTGCCCAGGTCGATGGACAGGTCGTTGGAGAACATGCCGCGCAGCTTCTTGAACATCTGGGGAGTGATCCTGAGAGGGTGTCGCGCCCGCGCCGAATGGCGAAAAAATGGGCAGAAAACGAGGGCGGTTAGCCTATCAATCCCCCCCGGCAGCGGCAAGGAGAATCCGTTGCGACATCAGGCTTTGGACCGGTTTCCGGCATCCGCGCCAGCGGCAGGGTTCTGGCCGTGCGCCGGTTCAGCCGCTAACCTTCGCACCTTGGCGCGCTGCCCGTGCCACCCCGCCTGCGCCCGCACGGCGGCGGTTTTCCTTTTCACTTGCCAGGCCTTCCCGCGATGTCCGCACTGATCTGTGGTTCCCTTGCCTTCGACACCATCATGGTGTTCCCGGACCAGTTCAAGAACCACATCCTGCCGGACAAGGTGCACATCCTGAACGTTTCGTTCCTGGTGCCGCGCATGCGCCGCGAGTTCGGCGGCTGCGCCGGCAACATCGCCTACAACCTGCACCTGCTGGGCGGCAACCCGATCCCGATGGGCACGGTGGGCTCGGACTTCGGCCCGTACCGCGAACACTTCGACGCGCTGGGCATCGACCTGAGCCGGGTGCGGGTGATCGACGAACTGTTCACCCCGCAGGCGTTCATCACCACCGACCACGACAACAACCAGATCACCGCCTTCCACCCCGGCGCGATGATGCGGTCCTACGAAAACCACGTGAAGGACGTGCCGGGCGTGACCCTGGGCCTGGTCGGCCCGGACGGGCGCGAGGGCATGATCCAGAACGCGGTCGAGTTCAAGCAGATGGGCGTGCCGTTCATCTTCGACCCGGGCCAGGCCATGCCGCTGTTCAACGGCCCGGAGCTGCGCGACTTCATCGAGCAGGCCGACTACGTGGTGGTCAACGACTACGAGTCCAACCTGTTGCAGCAGCGCACCGGCTGGGGCGAGAAGGACATCGTGCAGCGGGTCAAGGCCTACATCACCACCCAGGGCCCGAAGGGCGCGGTGATCCACACCCCGGAAAAGACCTACGACATCCCGCCGGCGCACGAGCGGCGCGTGGTCGACCCCACCGGCTGCGGCGACGCCTTCCGTGCCGGCCTGATCCATGGCATCCAGACCGGGCGCGACTGGCTGACCAT
It includes:
- a CDS encoding Adenosine kinase; protein product: MSALICGSLAFDTIMVFPDQFKNHILPDKVHILNVSFLVPRMRREFGGCAGNIAYNLHLLGGNPIPMGTVGSDFGPYREHFDALGIDLSRVRVIDELFTPQAFITTDHDNNQITAFHPGAMMRSYENHVKDVPGVTLGLVGPDGREGMIQNAVEFKQMGVPFIFDPGQAMPLFNGPELRDFIEQADYVVVNDYESNLLQQRTGWGEKDIVQRVKAYITTQGPKGAVIHTPEKTYDIPPAHERRVVDPTGCGDAFRAGLIHGIQTGRDWLTIGRMGNLMGALKVEHPGTQNQRFDFDEFNEQFKQQFGYAL